The following coding sequences lie in one Bartonella sp. DGB1 genomic window:
- a CDS encoding phosphatidate cytidylyltransferase, giving the protein MSNFQLRSLVGLLLVIITLSNIYLGGIYFTAFCFIIGGFIFYEWLAITQVLKDKQEFILSLCLYLLVVTSFYFSNYVFAVIFFCFLLLLIYGFVNSRYWSAFGLLYAALPMVSLALLRVGSDGNIYLILYLFLVVWASDIGGYIFGKAIGGKKLAPYLSPNKTISGSIGSFLFSVIIAILFSYFYCNSLYLNLIWLAVILSFFVQVGDIGESAIKRYFRVKDSSNLLPGHGGFMDRFDGLIVAALILYLLKISFPNFSPL; this is encoded by the coding sequence ATGTCTAATTTTCAACTTCGTAGTTTGGTTGGTTTGCTCCTTGTTATTATTACTTTAAGTAATATTTATTTGGGGGGTATATATTTTACCGCTTTTTGTTTTATAATTGGTGGGTTTATTTTTTATGAGTGGTTAGCTATCACACAAGTTTTAAAAGATAAACAAGAATTTATTTTATCACTTTGCTTGTATCTATTAGTAGTTACTAGTTTTTATTTTAGTAATTATGTATTTGCTGTTATTTTTTTCTGCTTTTTATTGTTATTGATTTATGGCTTTGTTAACTCTCGTTACTGGAGTGCATTTGGTTTATTATATGCAGCTCTGCCTATGGTTTCCTTAGCTTTATTAAGGGTTGGAAGTGATGGTAATATTTACTTGATTTTATATTTATTTTTAGTCGTTTGGGCTAGTGATATAGGCGGTTATATATTTGGAAAAGCTATTGGAGGTAAGAAGTTAGCTCCTTATTTATCTCCTAATAAGACTATTTCTGGTTCTATAGGTAGTTTTTTATTTAGTGTAATAATTGCTATATTATTTTCTTATTTTTATTGTAATTCATTATATTTAAATTTAATTTGGCTAGCCGTAATTTTATCTTTCTTTGTCCAAGTAGGTGATATAGGTGAATCTGCTATTAAAAGATATTTTCGTGTAAAGGATTCTAGTAATTTACTTCCTGGACACGGAGGATTTATGGATAGATTTGATGGGCTTATAGTGGCTGCTTTAATATTATATTTATTAAAAATTAGTTTTCCTAATTTTAGTCCTTTATAA
- the fabZ gene encoding 3-hydroxyacyl-ACP dehydratase FabZ, translating to MAIEKNIINSVDINKILSLLPHRYPFLLVDKIIDIQGSESATGIKNVTFNEPHFLGHFPGHPIMPGVLIVEAMAQTAGAITLLEAATEQPSLVYFMTIDKVKFRRPVVPGDQLYIHVKKLRQRGTMIKFSCRAEVEQQLAAEAEIAAMVMPQEEK from the coding sequence ATGGCTATAGAAAAAAATATAATTAATTCAGTGGATATTAATAAGATTTTATCTCTTTTACCACATAGATACCCTTTTTTATTGGTTGATAAAATTATTGATATACAAGGTAGTGAATCTGCTACAGGTATTAAAAATGTTACTTTTAATGAGCCTCATTTTTTAGGTCACTTTCCAGGGCATCCGATTATGCCAGGAGTATTAATTGTAGAAGCTATGGCTCAAACAGCAGGGGCCATTACTTTATTAGAGGCTGCAACAGAACAGCCAAGCTTAGTATATTTTATGACTATCGATAAAGTAAAATTTCGGCGTCCAGTTGTACCAGGTGATCAATTATATATCCATGTAAAAAAATTAAGGCAACGTGGGACGATGATAAAATTTAGCTGTAGAGCAGAGGTAGAACAGCAATTAGCTGCAGAAGCTGAAATTGCTGCTATGGTAATGCCGCAAGAAGAAAAATAA
- the gltA gene encoding citrate synthase has translation MSDNKAILTVNGKSIELPIYSGTLGPDVIDISSLYKQSGLFTYDVGFLSTAACESKITFIDGNKGVLLYRGYPIEQLAEKGDFLETCYLLLQGELPNKQQKEEFNHHVTHHTMLHEQMIKFFSGFRRDAHPMAIMVAAMGALSAFYNDSTDISDPEQRWLASIRLIAKVPTIAAMTYKYHLGQPFVYPNNNLDFASNFLNMCFSVPSAEYKINPILSRAIDRIFVLHADHEQNASTSTVRLAGSSGANPFACIAAGVACLWGPSHGGANEANLNMLKEIGSVDRIPEYIARAKDKNDPFRLMGFGHRVYKNYDPRGKIMQQTCHEVLAELDMKDDPLLQVAMELERIALNDEYFIEKKLYPNIDFYSGITLRALGFPPEMFTVLFALARSVGWVAQWKEMIEDPNQKIGRPRQLYNGYQQRDYKSLDQR, from the coding sequence ATGTCTGATAATAAAGCCATACTAACAGTAAATGGTAAATCTATTGAATTACCAATATATTCCGGTACTCTAGGCCCTGATGTTATTGATATTTCATCACTTTACAAACAATCCGGACTTTTTACCTATGATGTTGGCTTTTTATCTACTGCAGCTTGCGAATCTAAGATTACATTTATAGATGGTAATAAAGGTGTTCTATTATATAGAGGATACCCTATTGAACAATTAGCTGAAAAAGGTGATTTCCTTGAAACTTGCTATTTATTATTACAGGGTGAATTACCTAATAAACAACAAAAAGAAGAATTTAATCATCATGTAACACATCATACTATGCTACATGAGCAAATGATTAAATTCTTCTCTGGATTCAGAAGAGATGCTCATCCAATGGCAATTATGGTAGCCGCTATGGGTGCATTATCAGCATTTTATAATGATTCAACTGATATTTCTGATCCTGAGCAACGTTGGCTGGCTTCAATACGTTTGATAGCAAAAGTCCCTACTATAGCGGCTATGACCTATAAATATCATTTAGGACAACCTTTTGTTTACCCTAACAACAATTTAGATTTTGCATCTAATTTCTTAAATATGTGTTTTTCAGTACCTTCTGCTGAGTATAAAATTAACCCTATATTATCCAGAGCTATTGATCGTATTTTCGTGCTACATGCAGACCATGAGCAAAATGCATCAACATCTACCGTAAGGCTTGCTGGCTCTTCAGGGGCTAATCCTTTTGCTTGTATTGCTGCTGGTGTTGCTTGTTTATGGGGTCCTTCACACGGAGGAGCCAATGAAGCTAATTTAAATATGTTAAAAGAAATCGGCTCTGTAGACCGTATTCCAGAATATATTGCTAGAGCAAAAGATAAAAATGATCCTTTCAGATTAATGGGTTTTGGACATAGAGTATATAAAAATTACGATCCACGTGGCAAAATTATGCAACAAACTTGCCACGAAGTACTTGCAGAACTAGATATGAAAGATGATCCATTATTGCAAGTTGCTATGGAATTAGAACGTATAGCACTGAATGATGAATATTTTATAGAGAAAAAATTATATCCAAATATAGATTTCTATTCTGGTATAACTTTAAGAGCGCTAGGTTTTCCACCTGAAATGTTTACCGTACTATTTGCTTTAGCAAGATCAGTAGGCTGGGTAGCACAATGGAAAGAAATGATTGAAGATCCAAATCAAAAAATTGGGCGTCCACGTCAGTTATATAATGGTTATCAACAAAGAGATTATAAGTCGCTAGATCAGCGCTAA
- a CDS encoding isoprenyl transferase, translated as MPKHIAIIMDGNGRWATERGLSRAAGHEAGSNALSSLITNVRELSIEWLTLFAFSSENWLRPSEEIEDLFALLHQFVKNQLSKIKEENIRIHIIGDRTSLSADILDLLTHSERVTADNTGLNLVIAFNYGARNEIVRAMKKICYQIESKVIKIEDISEKLVNGYLDTHFIPDPDLIIRTSGEMRLSNFLLWQAAYSEFFFSSCYWPDFNLQELELAIDSYRSRNRRFGAIT; from the coding sequence ATGCCTAAACATATAGCTATTATTATGGATGGTAATGGTCGTTGGGCTACCGAGAGAGGTTTGTCGCGCGCCGCAGGTCATGAGGCTGGTTCTAATGCTTTGTCTAGTTTGATAACTAATGTTCGTGAATTGTCAATTGAATGGTTAACTCTTTTTGCTTTTTCTTCTGAAAATTGGTTAAGACCATCTGAAGAAATAGAGGATCTTTTTGCTTTATTACATCAGTTTGTGAAAAATCAATTATCAAAGATTAAAGAAGAGAATATTCGCATTCATATTATTGGTGATAGAACTTCTTTATCCGCCGATATATTAGATTTACTCACTCATAGCGAGCGTGTGACAGCTGATAACACTGGTTTAAATCTTGTTATTGCTTTTAACTATGGTGCTAGGAATGAAATAGTTAGAGCTATGAAAAAAATTTGCTATCAAATAGAGTCTAAAGTAATTAAAATAGAAGATATTTCAGAAAAGTTGGTTAATGGTTATTTAGATACTCATTTTATCCCAGATCCAGATTTAATTATTCGTACTAGTGGCGAGATGCGTTTGTCTAATTTTTTATTGTGGCAGGCTGCTTATTCTGAATTTTTTTTCTCTTCTTGCTATTGGCCTGATTTTAATTTGCAAGAATTAGAGTTAGCTATCGATTCTTATCGGTCAAGAAATCGTCGTTTCGGTGCAATTACTTAA
- the bamA gene encoding outer membrane protein assembly factor BamA: MRVKNQNFLKKKSALLFLFLSTIYSINSVNAEVIDKIKIEGNHSIGSQLIVNLLPFKVGDDITGDDINIAVKKLFSQGFFSNVNIAINNNTLLVNVTEQNAINKVIFEGNSLQKDNVLIPVMSLQRGRTYNAYSAALDEQAIKNYYEKQGYGDVIVQIRPVSVSPGNINLVVSIEEGIQARVGKILFVGNHSFPDNQLKDVIISKSTGFLSFLKKDDVYTKEKTEVDKQLLQLFYQQRGYADFYVDSVEKHFDPETNKYVLTYHLEEGKKYTFGKVLINNFISGIDVEALRSKIDIHEGDVFDSRQLEFSQLAMNNYLLRHGHPFATINQSTKRNLENNTIDVSYQLVQGAPIYINRIVVRGNTKTREWVIRQEFTVNEGDAFNRASWLSIRQRLLHLGFFSNVEISLGQTNKHDRVNVIVTVVEQPTGQISASAGYVTGGAAGGANFQGSISQSNFLGRGEGASLSIGGGLNYSFNGNLSYNKSRLWGTPMSGRVSLSGSTVVQSNTRQTQLALSPSVSFPVSENVSGSVSYILARESYTAVGQQQSSPAMREAIDNSPWYRSSVSYALTRSTIDNFVLPREGTYLRWQQELAGLGGNAQFLKTTVKANYFKTLSPTADIIAMVKAGAGFVAPLSSKGVRIFDLFKNNTSIIRGFDFGGIGPVQENSHLGGTTYFHATGELDFPIPYVADLLNLRGAVFVDSASLFGNPYPSTKENPLLSLDSFLRVSTGFSIIWHGPFGPFRIDWAWPLRKRDTDSVRVMSIGISNHF; encoded by the coding sequence ATGAGAGTTAAAAACCAAAATTTTCTTAAAAAAAAATCAGCTTTGTTGTTTTTATTTTTATCAACAATATATAGCATAAATTCGGTTAATGCTGAAGTAATTGATAAAATTAAGATAGAAGGTAACCATTCTATCGGAAGTCAATTAATTGTTAATTTGTTGCCATTTAAAGTTGGTGATGATATTACCGGAGATGATATAAATATCGCTGTTAAAAAATTATTCTCTCAGGGTTTTTTCTCTAATGTTAATATCGCGATAAATAATAACACTTTATTAGTTAATGTTACCGAACAAAATGCTATAAATAAGGTTATTTTTGAAGGCAATTCCTTACAAAAAGATAATGTTTTAATACCAGTAATGAGTTTACAAAGAGGTCGTACTTATAATGCTTATTCTGCGGCCTTAGATGAACAAGCAATCAAAAATTATTATGAAAAACAAGGTTATGGAGATGTGATAGTTCAGATACGTCCAGTTTCTGTATCTCCAGGTAATATAAATCTAGTAGTTTCAATAGAAGAAGGTATACAAGCTAGAGTTGGTAAAATATTATTTGTTGGAAATCATAGTTTTCCAGATAATCAATTAAAAGATGTAATAATAAGTAAATCAACTGGTTTTTTGTCTTTTTTAAAGAAAGATGATGTTTATACTAAAGAAAAAACTGAAGTTGATAAGCAACTTTTACAATTATTTTATCAACAGAGGGGTTACGCAGATTTTTATGTGGATTCTGTTGAGAAACATTTTGATCCTGAAACCAATAAATATGTGCTAACTTACCATTTAGAGGAAGGTAAAAAATATACTTTTGGTAAAGTTTTAATAAATAATTTTATTTCAGGTATTGATGTTGAGGCGTTGAGATCTAAAATTGATATTCATGAAGGTGATGTTTTTGATTCTCGTCAATTAGAGTTTAGCCAATTGGCAATGAATAATTATTTACTTCGTCATGGACATCCCTTTGCTACCATTAATCAGAGCACTAAAAGAAATTTAGAAAATAACACTATAGATGTATCTTACCAGCTTGTGCAGGGTGCACCAATTTATATAAATCGTATCGTAGTTAGAGGTAATACAAAAACCCGTGAATGGGTTATTCGCCAAGAGTTTACGGTGAATGAAGGCGATGCTTTTAATCGTGCTTCTTGGTTATCTATACGTCAACGCTTACTTCATCTAGGTTTCTTTAGTAATGTAGAAATCTCTCTAGGGCAGACTAATAAACATGATCGCGTTAATGTTATAGTTACTGTAGTAGAGCAGCCGACTGGTCAAATTTCAGCATCGGCTGGGTACGTAACCGGTGGTGCTGCGGGTGGTGCTAACTTCCAAGGTTCTATATCACAAAGTAATTTTTTAGGACGCGGTGAAGGTGCATCTCTTTCTATTGGCGGCGGGTTAAATTATTCCTTTAATGGTAATCTATCCTATAATAAATCGCGTTTATGGGGTACACCTATGAGTGGTCGTGTATCTCTATCTGGTTCTACTGTAGTACAGTCTAATACTAGACAAACTCAACTAGCTTTAAGTCCATCTGTTAGTTTTCCTGTTAGTGAAAATGTATCGGGAAGTGTTTCTTATATATTAGCTAGAGAATCATACACCGCTGTTGGTCAGCAGCAATCTTCTCCCGCTATGAGAGAGGCAATTGATAATAGTCCTTGGTATCGTTCATCTGTAAGTTATGCTTTAACTCGCAGCACAATTGATAATTTCGTTTTACCACGTGAAGGAACTTATCTGCGCTGGCAACAAGAATTAGCCGGTTTAGGTGGTAATGCTCAATTTTTAAAAACTACGGTTAAAGCTAATTACTTTAAAACTCTTTCACCTACAGCGGATATAATTGCTATGGTGAAAGCTGGCGCTGGGTTTGTTGCTCCTTTATCTTCAAAAGGTGTTAGGATATTTGATTTATTTAAGAATAATACTTCTATTATTCGTGGTTTTGACTTTGGTGGTATTGGTCCTGTTCAAGAAAATAGCCATTTAGGTGGAACAACTTATTTTCACGCAACTGGAGAGTTAGATTTTCCTATTCCTTATGTTGCTGACCTATTGAATTTAAGAGGTGCCGTGTTTGTGGATTCAGCTTCATTATTTGGGAATCCTTACCCTTCTACTAAGGAAAATCCTTTATTATCTTTAGATAGCTTTTTGCGAGTTTCAACTGGTTTTAGTATTATTTGGCATGGTCCATTTGGTCCTTTTAGAATTGATTGGGCGTGGCCATTGAGAAAAAGAGATACTGATAGCGTTAGGGTTATGAGTATTGGAATATCTAACCATTTTTAA